One segment of Flammeovirga agarivorans DNA contains the following:
- a CDS encoding sulfatase family protein: MRKNLLKLLALLSIGVVTIAAMDYPLTKKKAKSPNLIVIMVDDMGWEDVGFNGCKDIPTPNIDRIAKEGVQFEQGYVSFPVCGPSRAGFLTGRYQDRFGFTTNPSINPEDERCGLPVEEETMAEVLKKGDYNSAIIGKWHMGTHSKFHPLKRGFDYFFGFLSGGHHYLPELLTLKDLSEVTKKWDWYSTKIRENYDAVEVDDYLTDELTDATIRYINKQAENDQQFMVYLAYNAPHAPLEATEKYLSRFDHIENKRRKTYAAMVSAVDDGVGRVLKALEDKGIDENTLVVFLSDNGGSKKNASNNGPLRGFKTDMFEGGVRVPFAMRWKGELPEGMKYEHPISSLDIMATIVAQANIKINKERPLDGVDLVPYLKGEVDGIPHNYLFWRKWEQNCMAVRHGNYKLLANKNMESNPTELFDIENDPYETTNIKGQNKKLSKELMSEWMKWNDQLKDRVFPRLNGDNWWTKQ; this comes from the coding sequence ATGAGAAAAAATTTATTAAAACTTCTAGCTCTTTTATCGATAGGTGTTGTCACTATTGCGGCAATGGATTACCCATTAACGAAGAAGAAAGCAAAATCACCGAACCTAATTGTAATTATGGTAGATGATATGGGGTGGGAAGATGTTGGTTTTAATGGCTGTAAAGATATCCCTACTCCAAACATTGATAGAATAGCTAAGGAGGGAGTACAGTTTGAACAAGGTTATGTTAGTTTCCCTGTTTGTGGACCTAGTAGAGCGGGTTTCCTAACAGGTAGATATCAAGATAGGTTTGGTTTTACAACGAACCCTTCTATTAATCCAGAGGATGAAAGATGTGGACTTCCAGTAGAGGAAGAAACAATGGCTGAAGTATTAAAAAAGGGAGATTACAATAGTGCAATCATTGGAAAATGGCATATGGGTACTCATTCGAAATTTCACCCATTAAAAAGAGGATTCGACTATTTCTTTGGTTTCTTATCAGGTGGACACCATTACTTACCTGAGTTGTTAACACTAAAAGATTTATCGGAGGTGACGAAAAAGTGGGACTGGTACTCAACAAAAATTAGAGAAAACTATGATGCGGTAGAAGTCGACGATTATTTAACAGACGAATTAACGGATGCTACTATAAGATACATCAACAAGCAAGCGGAAAATGACCAACAATTTATGGTCTATTTGGCATATAATGCTCCTCATGCACCTTTAGAAGCAACAGAAAAATACTTATCAAGATTTGATCATATTGAAAACAAAAGGAGAAAAACATATGCTGCTATGGTAAGTGCAGTAGATGATGGAGTAGGTCGAGTATTAAAGGCTTTAGAAGATAAAGGAATAGATGAGAACACACTAGTTGTCTTTTTATCAGACAATGGAGGATCCAAGAAAAATGCATCCAATAACGGTCCTTTAAGAGGTTTTAAAACGGACATGTTTGAGGGTGGCGTAAGAGTTCCTTTCGCAATGCGTTGGAAAGGCGAATTACCTGAAGGAATGAAGTACGAACATCCTATTTCGTCTTTGGATATAATGGCTACAATCGTTGCTCAGGCTAATATTAAAATAAATAAAGAGCGACCATTAGATGGAGTAGATTTAGTCCCTTATTTAAAAGGAGAAGTTGATGGGATTCCTCATAATTACTTGTTCTGGAGAAAATGGGAGCAAAACTGTATGGCAGTTCGTCATGGTAACTATAAGCTATTGGCGAACAAAAATATGGAGAGTAACCCTACTGAGCTCTTTGATATCGAAAATGATCCATATGAGACAACAAATATTAAAGGACAGAACAAGAAATTATCCAAAGAATTAATGTCTGAATGGATGAAGTGGAACGACCAACTGAAGGATCGTGTTTTCCCTCGTCTAAACGGTGACAATTGGTGGACGAAACAATAA
- a CDS encoding carbohydrate binding domain-containing protein, which produces MTNIYFRTLIIGLFLSIPLKTLSQSSDNYLLNGDFEEGHSEQWGTWYNGVSDEEAYSGTYCGYIFSDTQGSLSQSIELKSNSKYTITFWAKAKRASDQVRVIMKVNGNSVINKIITMTTSYQQYTETFSTDDVEEISQLSFYKFVDVDKEIYIDEVTLVETEETLPQVRTVAIQNISQPLVGLEYQLQHIIIPGWEDPGTISWEVSNENAEVDPTGLLTTLDAGDVTVTTSYSNFPTLKSTIDLSIKGYESHIYYVDASNGNDTADGITKETAWKSLDKVNSRSFVPGDKILFKAGEIWEGQLEITTTRGTEDHPILFSRYGEGDKPKINGWGNKDYTVLLENAAYTEVSHFEITNMGNSPGNQRYGVVILANNQGEIYGTKVRHLAIHDVNGQYRKALGHGGGILYYMIGENRSRLVNAVIERNHIYDVVRNGIYGKTGYGRDYYTKNLLVKNNLIERIPGDGIVAFGCEDAVIEHNNCRAFTDSLQYHNDGNNAAAGIWAFSSNNTIIQYNEVSGHKAHHDAQGYDSDFYCDGTVIQYNYSHDNAGGFILICSDGTKTNGGTANTNSIVRYNISVNDGFRTWGSKKNYGPAIHVAGPVEDVQIYNNTFYWHKKPETFENELIDFTTWGPGTPKRFDIINNIFYSEEPTKFIYGIGEDVVFDNNAYFGEMTVPNDKNAIVGDPQFKTTGASEVLDYILQEDSPLISKGKLVSNNGGQDFFQTFVSSIRQPNVGAYNGAGENPIYNGGIEEETEDDLPFDPDKEEETPVDPEEPTDPDPTDPENELPTAIHPEKGVSIILKPNYNVENTLTIGFGNTYQNVSINIYSITGEVLLSSFYENVQNNLQINVQGILPGMYVTEVVTNEGRVTKKFLKR; this is translated from the coding sequence ATGACTAACATTTACTTTCGAACATTAATAATAGGACTTTTTCTATCCATCCCTCTGAAAACGTTATCACAATCTTCAGACAATTATTTACTGAATGGTGATTTCGAGGAAGGTCATTCTGAACAATGGGGTACTTGGTACAATGGAGTTTCCGATGAAGAAGCCTACTCAGGCACTTATTGTGGTTATATCTTTAGTGACACACAAGGAAGTCTATCTCAATCTATCGAATTAAAATCCAATAGCAAATATACCATCACCTTCTGGGCGAAAGCAAAAAGAGCTAGTGATCAGGTAAGGGTGATTATGAAGGTAAATGGGAATTCAGTGATCAATAAAATTATTACAATGACAACTTCCTATCAACAATATACAGAGACGTTTTCTACAGACGATGTAGAGGAAATTAGTCAACTTTCTTTTTACAAGTTTGTAGATGTAGATAAAGAGATCTATATCGATGAGGTTACTTTAGTAGAAACAGAAGAAACATTACCTCAAGTAAGAACGGTTGCTATTCAGAATATTTCCCAACCATTAGTGGGGCTAGAGTATCAACTGCAACACATTATTATACCTGGATGGGAAGATCCTGGGACTATTTCTTGGGAAGTTTCAAACGAAAATGCAGAAGTAGATCCAACTGGTTTACTGACTACTCTTGATGCAGGTGATGTGACAGTAACGACATCTTACAGTAATTTTCCAACATTAAAAAGTACCATCGATTTATCGATCAAGGGGTATGAGTCTCATATTTATTATGTTGATGCTTCTAATGGTAATGATACTGCTGACGGGATAACGAAAGAGACAGCATGGAAATCTTTAGATAAAGTAAACAGTAGATCTTTTGTTCCGGGAGATAAAATTCTATTTAAAGCAGGAGAAATCTGGGAAGGTCAATTGGAGATAACCACTACAAGAGGCACAGAAGATCATCCTATTCTTTTTTCTAGATATGGTGAAGGAGACAAACCCAAAATTAACGGTTGGGGGAATAAAGACTATACTGTTTTATTAGAAAATGCAGCATATACAGAAGTATCTCACTTTGAAATCACAAATATGGGTAACTCACCCGGAAATCAACGGTATGGAGTAGTAATTTTAGCCAATAATCAAGGAGAAATTTATGGGACCAAAGTAAGACATTTAGCAATTCATGATGTTAATGGTCAATACAGAAAAGCTTTGGGCCATGGTGGAGGTATTCTCTATTATATGATTGGGGAAAATAGATCCAGATTAGTAAATGCAGTGATTGAAAGAAACCATATATATGATGTTGTTAGGAACGGTATTTATGGGAAAACTGGATATGGAAGAGATTATTATACAAAAAATTTATTGGTGAAAAACAATCTGATTGAACGAATCCCCGGAGATGGTATCGTTGCTTTTGGATGTGAAGATGCGGTAATCGAACATAATAACTGTAGGGCATTTACAGACTCCTTACAATATCATAATGATGGAAATAATGCGGCTGCAGGGATTTGGGCATTTAGCTCAAACAATACGATCATTCAATACAACGAAGTGAGTGGTCATAAAGCTCATCATGATGCACAAGGCTATGATTCCGATTTTTATTGTGATGGTACGGTCATTCAATACAATTATTCGCATGATAATGCTGGTGGATTTATTCTAATCTGCTCAGACGGTACAAAGACAAATGGTGGAACGGCAAATACCAATTCAATCGTCCGTTATAATATTAGTGTTAACGATGGATTCAGAACATGGGGATCGAAGAAAAACTATGGTCCCGCAATCCATGTGGCGGGACCAGTGGAGGATGTTCAGATTTATAATAACACCTTCTATTGGCATAAAAAGCCTGAGACATTTGAAAATGAACTTATAGATTTCACCACTTGGGGGCCGGGTACACCAAAAAGATTCGACATCATCAATAATATTTTCTATTCTGAAGAACCTACAAAATTTATCTATGGTATTGGTGAAGATGTAGTATTTGACAACAATGCCTACTTCGGAGAAATGACTGTTCCTAATGATAAAAATGCAATCGTTGGAGATCCACAATTTAAAACTACGGGAGCATCGGAAGTGCTAGACTATATTTTACAAGAAGATAGCCCGTTGATCAGCAAAGGTAAATTGGTCAGCAATAATGGTGGACAGGACTTCTTTCAGACATTTGTATCAAGTATACGTCAACCTAATGTTGGTGCATATAATGGTGCAGGAGAAAATCCCATTTATAATGGAGGTATTGAAGAAGAAACAGAAGATGACCTTCCATTTGATCCTGATAAAGAGGAAGAAACCCCTGTTGATCCTGAAGAACCTACCGATCCCGATCCAACAGATCCGGAAAATGAATTGCCAACTGCAATACATCCAGAAAAAGGAGTGTCGATAATTCTAAAACCCAATTATAATGTGGAGAACACACTAACGATTGGTTTTGGCAACACGTACCAAAATGTTTCAATCAATATATATAGTATTACAGGAGAGGTACTTTTGTCTTCGTTTTATGAGAATGTACAGAATAATCTTCAAATAAATGTTCAAGGAATATTACCAGGGATGTATGTAACAGAGGTGGTTACAAATGAAGGAAGAGTGACCAAGAAGTTCTTAAAGAGATGA
- a CDS encoding sulfatase-like hydrolase/transferase yields MMNKTTPFFIFLFFSISVFGQVSTSPNIIVIMLDDLGYADLGFHGCKDIQTPNMDRLAAQGVTFSSAYTSYPVCGPSRAGFITGRYQQRFGFERNPQYTTEDDNMGLPLTEDTFADIMKTAGYHSTIIGKWHLGATEKLHPLNRGFDEFFGHLGGGHSYFPEKYTIQYPHQASTESESYRTWIQRDFEPVKVSDYLTKEFSKEAVRYIERNKDNPFFMFLSYNAPHTPLEAPQEYLDKYASIVDNDRRTYAAMVDVVDEGVGQILDKLEELAIDENTIIFLLSDNGGPEAQNASDNGVLRGGKSSVTEGGYRVPFLMSWKGEITPQSYDKPISALDILATSAAVSNAKLDPEKPLDGVNLVPFLTGERTGEPHDAIYLRKFDNNKYTIRKGDYKLMVTGNRQWPNDLYNLKDDISETKSLVSTHKDLVKEMEEDLYAWEKELIYPTFLGLIHIDAKARQIIDFPAIADRNMLERTFKLEVQASSYLPVDINILKGDATVSGNELTVNQAGEIEIEVQQSGDEHHESAEAVKQSFYITKVEQEITILPIEDKTTADDSFAVEASTTSGYPLKYTIDGPATIEGNMITLDIAIGKVTVTASQEGDHIYHPATSTISFQLSLVNNQEQEGSKSEDDKVTSFDSSSTELTLFPNPTPSELHIKADFKVTELIVQDINGRILVKELNTNTIDVSKLIAGTYFLMINNQLNIRFNKH; encoded by the coding sequence ATGATGAATAAGACTACACCTTTCTTTATATTTCTATTTTTTAGCATCTCAGTTTTTGGTCAAGTTTCTACATCCCCCAATATCATTGTGATTATGTTGGACGATCTAGGGTACGCAGATCTTGGTTTCCATGGCTGTAAAGACATTCAGACTCCTAATATGGATCGATTGGCTGCACAAGGAGTGACTTTTAGTAGTGCATATACCTCTTATCCTGTATGTGGTCCTAGTAGAGCTGGTTTTATTACGGGTAGGTACCAGCAAAGATTTGGTTTCGAGCGTAATCCCCAGTACACTACTGAAGATGATAATATGGGACTTCCATTAACAGAAGATACATTTGCCGATATCATGAAAACGGCAGGGTATCATTCTACAATTATTGGGAAATGGCACTTGGGAGCCACAGAAAAATTACATCCTTTAAACAGAGGTTTTGATGAGTTTTTTGGCCATCTAGGTGGTGGTCATTCTTATTTCCCTGAAAAGTATACTATACAATATCCCCATCAAGCTTCTACGGAGAGTGAAAGCTATAGAACATGGATACAAAGAGATTTCGAGCCAGTTAAGGTATCTGATTATCTCACTAAAGAATTTTCTAAGGAAGCGGTAAGGTATATTGAAAGGAATAAAGACAACCCCTTCTTTATGTTTTTATCATATAATGCACCACACACACCCTTAGAAGCCCCACAAGAGTACTTAGATAAGTATGCTTCAATTGTAGATAATGATAGAAGAACGTATGCAGCAATGGTTGATGTTGTAGATGAAGGTGTCGGGCAAATACTAGATAAACTAGAAGAGTTAGCAATAGATGAGAATACCATCATTTTCTTACTGTCAGATAATGGAGGTCCTGAGGCACAAAATGCTTCAGATAATGGTGTCCTTAGAGGAGGTAAGAGCAGTGTGACTGAAGGAGGATACAGAGTACCTTTTCTGATGTCTTGGAAAGGTGAAATTACACCACAAAGTTATGATAAACCAATAAGTGCGTTGGATATCTTGGCTACTTCAGCAGCAGTATCAAATGCAAAGCTTGATCCTGAAAAGCCTCTAGATGGAGTCAATTTAGTGCCATTTCTAACAGGAGAAAGAACAGGAGAACCCCATGATGCGATTTACCTAAGAAAATTTGATAATAATAAATACACCATCAGAAAAGGAGATTATAAGCTGATGGTTACAGGAAATCGACAATGGCCCAATGATCTATACAATCTTAAAGATGATATTAGCGAAACCAAAAGCTTAGTTTCCACTCATAAAGATCTTGTCAAAGAAATGGAAGAAGATTTATATGCTTGGGAAAAGGAACTTATATACCCTACTTTTTTAGGTCTAATTCATATTGATGCAAAAGCGAGACAAATCATAGATTTTCCTGCTATCGCTGACCGAAATATGTTAGAAAGAACTTTTAAATTAGAAGTTCAAGCAAGCTCATATTTACCTGTTGATATTAATATATTAAAAGGAGATGCTACTGTTTCTGGAAATGAGCTAACGGTAAATCAGGCAGGTGAAATTGAAATAGAAGTACAACAATCAGGAGATGAGCATCATGAATCAGCAGAAGCTGTAAAACAGTCTTTCTATATCACAAAAGTAGAACAAGAAATAACGATTTTACCTATTGAAGATAAAACAACAGCTGATGATTCGTTTGCAGTAGAGGCTTCTACAACTTCTGGATATCCATTGAAATATACCATTGATGGGCCAGCTACTATAGAGGGGAATATGATCACATTAGATATTGCGATAGGTAAGGTGACAGTCACAGCTTCACAAGAAGGTGATCATATTTATCACCCGGCAACATCCACTATTTCCTTCCAATTGAGTTTAGTAAATAATCAAGAACAAGAGGGAAGTAAATCAGAAGATGATAAAGTGACCTCATTTGATAGTAGCAGTACTGAATTAACACTATTTCCAAATCCTACTCCATCGGAGCTACATATTAAGGCTGATTTTAAAGTAACAGAATTAATAGTGCAAGATATAAATGGTCGAATCCTAGTAAAGGAATTGAACACCAATACTATTGATGTCTCAAAACTTATTGCTGGGACCTATTTCTTGATGATTAATAACCAACTCAATATACGCTTTAATAAGCACTAG
- a CDS encoding MBG domain-containing protein, with product MMIRILLNKITAICAFLAIVALQGKAFAQDAFYVDAEIGEDLISETIDDEEIIYGLTPEHPFKTLGFILYHTTSIGEGKEGAYTGEYSNLTEINIYIKGIAKVDNQTISGGSKMYTFYGEGADKTFLQPTDEYDNTVQGLVFNTTAVLHDLTLRNYNSTVNGPAIKINPTGAGTLNNVNVIDNYGSNNGGAIYSSGELYINNSFFARNQTKSNGSAVHVNEGTLEIINSLFTLNNLYQTSWTAGTINVAPPVDKTATFKMVNSTVFNNSSDGTGGAGINLSDKNGKLTSVEIINTVAFNNYNLKNSWYKSINWDTKGEDDTYDLLVLKNNIVETTSFGDSFKAEDQNVIGGDIESLKFGDNIEVAANGVQFIPVLAGSVLEDAANMMYAPEKDMIGNLQSGDSRDIGAIEYQVPASELYVDSQNGLDTNSGSMDMPLQSFNKALTLLNGSTGVTIFVKGTFNDQSLEIAEGSDITIKGWDGQAVFAGSGTGKFLSVLGSVTLDQITVKDYLSADGGGAINVLSTGSLVVKNCNFINNQAINGEESLNGGAIVSGGILEVYNSYFGENRAFNRGGAIAVSTGSFTMKNTTVHKNTTAKGGGAVAVFANSTRNTDLILENNTFTANYNYLGEETVGGATGLWLSHGTNGYLLNLINVSNNLLYNYVWQVSDGWQLDIFVSSGSNVINANTTTFRNNLFHTVNAVFQMPTAGNNTQASNADGVEVIDKIKVATTLSTNQLGVHFIEITEGSVAVDAGINDFGTATDILGKEVNGTRDIGVFELNGIDTREPVLITLNTADVVYTGEEVMLDFTVLDDQDNDITESVSLMVKYNGKDEMPLNAGNYNIVATVDEAMYSGQLETTFVIEKAEGEITISDDDLSVEYNGNTQEVNVVTDFQYSILYVDELNNESSEAPMNAGDYDVTVEIVDENYQGDFSSTYTITQRAVTIEEVSSTPSYTGEAIAFQYVVKDGDDNDISDQVNTVTTYDMSETVPSDAGTYAVVVTVVDDNNFSENTLSTNFTITPATVTFAVGETTFTYNGEEQIPTVTPSIEVALNQTVTGDASESINAGSYTLTTTINDDNYTGSDVSNFVINKATAKIEISDLTFIHDGNAKAVTVIIKDNEGQDLDVNYDITYKQNDEEILPIEVGEYDVTVMITDDNYEGTETATLEITEKMIAYITATTSTTYNGEAQPIVYEIKDAEGTLISVDQVDITYDSETDVPTNADTYDVNISITDDMYAGNADFSYTIHKAEVQFTVGAETFTYTGELQTPEVTTNVNGIAAITELTAGNGIDAGSHTLSLSVDDQNYEGSDEVTYSIGKAAVDISVSGLNHTYDMTEKEATVTTDMDNLEMTVTYNDSEELPMNAGSYEVVATIVDDNYEGSTTVSLVISKAIATITLSDLVHDFDGTSKSATATSDVEGLEVTVTYDGETEAPMEAGEYEVVANIEDANYEGTATETLVINAVTEEEPPLSAADDLFGVSVYPNPNTGQFTIDVGTSNPTSISIYTVSGVEVYSTELVNSKVITLPSNAKGVLIVKMISGDKSSIEKIYVK from the coding sequence ATGATGATAAGAATTTTACTCAACAAAATTACAGCTATCTGTGCTTTTCTCGCTATCGTAGCTCTCCAAGGAAAGGCTTTTGCTCAAGACGCATTTTATGTAGATGCAGAAATTGGTGAAGACTTAATCTCTGAAACAATTGATGATGAAGAGATCATTTATGGTTTAACACCAGAACATCCTTTTAAAACATTAGGCTTTATCCTTTACCACACAACAAGTATTGGAGAAGGGAAAGAAGGAGCCTATACAGGAGAATACTCGAATTTAACGGAGATCAATATTTATATTAAAGGTATTGCAAAAGTAGACAATCAGACAATTTCTGGAGGTTCAAAAATGTATACGTTTTATGGTGAAGGAGCAGATAAAACATTCTTACAGCCAACGGACGAATACGATAATACAGTACAAGGTTTAGTATTTAATACCACTGCTGTTCTTCATGATCTTACACTAAGAAATTATAATTCCACCGTTAATGGTCCTGCAATAAAAATTAACCCTACAGGAGCCGGTACTTTGAATAATGTCAACGTAATTGACAATTATGGGAGTAACAATGGTGGAGCAATCTACTCTTCGGGTGAATTGTATATTAATAACTCGTTTTTTGCAAGAAACCAGACAAAATCGAATGGTTCCGCAGTGCATGTTAATGAAGGAACGCTAGAAATAATCAACTCTTTATTTACATTAAATAACCTGTACCAAACAAGTTGGACTGCAGGAACGATAAATGTCGCTCCTCCTGTAGATAAAACGGCTACGTTTAAAATGGTCAACAGTACAGTGTTTAATAACAGTAGTGATGGTACAGGTGGTGCAGGTATAAACCTAAGTGATAAAAATGGGAAGCTAACTTCTGTTGAAATTATCAATACCGTTGCTTTTAATAACTATAACCTGAAGAACAGTTGGTACAAAAGTATTAACTGGGATACTAAAGGTGAAGATGATACCTACGACCTGTTGGTACTGAAAAATAATATTGTAGAAACAACAAGTTTTGGTGATTCTTTTAAAGCCGAAGATCAGAATGTTATTGGTGGTGATATCGAATCATTAAAGTTTGGTGATAATATAGAGGTTGCAGCAAACGGAGTACAATTTATTCCTGTTTTAGCTGGAAGTGTATTAGAGGATGCAGCAAATATGATGTATGCCCCTGAAAAAGATATGATTGGTAATCTACAATCGGGTGATAGTAGAGATATTGGTGCTATTGAGTACCAGGTTCCTGCATCAGAATTGTATGTGGATAGTCAAAATGGTTTAGACACGAATAGTGGTTCAATGGATATGCCATTACAATCTTTTAATAAGGCATTGACATTATTGAATGGTTCAACAGGCGTAACAATTTTTGTAAAAGGGACATTCAATGACCAATCTTTAGAAATTGCAGAAGGGAGTGATATAACGATTAAAGGATGGGACGGACAGGCTGTATTTGCAGGTTCTGGAACAGGCAAATTCTTATCTGTATTGGGAAGTGTGACCTTAGATCAAATTACTGTAAAAGATTATTTATCCGCCGATGGTGGTGGAGCTATCAACGTTCTTTCAACAGGTAGTTTAGTAGTAAAGAACTGTAACTTTATCAATAACCAAGCGATTAATGGAGAAGAATCCTTAAATGGAGGTGCAATTGTAAGTGGTGGTATATTGGAAGTTTATAACTCTTACTTTGGCGAAAATAGAGCATTCAATAGAGGAGGAGCTATCGCAGTCTCTACAGGTTCATTTACTATGAAAAATACCACTGTTCATAAAAACACAACTGCTAAAGGTGGTGGTGCAGTAGCTGTTTTTGCTAACTCAACAAGAAATACAGATTTAATACTTGAGAACAATACTTTTACTGCAAACTATAATTACTTAGGAGAAGAAACAGTTGGAGGAGCTACAGGTTTATGGTTAAGTCATGGTACCAATGGTTACCTTTTAAATCTTATTAATGTAAGCAATAACTTATTGTACAATTATGTATGGCAAGTCAGCGATGGGTGGCAATTGGATATTTTTGTGAGTTCAGGTAGTAACGTGATCAATGCAAATACAACTACTTTTAGAAATAACCTTTTCCATACTGTAAATGCAGTTTTCCAAATGCCTACAGCCGGTAACAACACACAAGCTTCCAATGCGGATGGTGTAGAAGTTATTGATAAAATAAAAGTTGCAACAACTCTTTCTACCAATCAGCTTGGAGTACATTTTATAGAAATTACTGAGGGTAGTGTTGCAGTAGATGCTGGTATTAATGATTTCGGTACTGCAACTGATATATTAGGTAAAGAAGTGAACGGCACAAGAGATATAGGGGTATTCGAACTAAATGGTATCGATACAAGAGAGCCGGTTTTAATCACATTAAATACAGCCGACGTTGTCTATACTGGTGAAGAAGTAATGTTGGATTTCACAGTTTTAGATGACCAAGATAACGATATTACAGAAAGTGTATCTCTTATGGTTAAGTATAATGGTAAAGATGAAATGCCATTAAATGCAGGAAACTACAACATCGTAGCTACAGTAGATGAAGCCATGTATTCCGGTCAATTAGAGACCACTTTTGTTATTGAAAAGGCGGAAGGTGAAATCACAATTTCTGATGATGACTTATCAGTTGAATATAATGGAAATACTCAGGAGGTGAATGTAGTAACTGATTTTCAATATTCTATTTTATATGTTGATGAGCTGAATAATGAATCATCGGAAGCTCCAATGAATGCAGGAGATTATGACGTAACAGTTGAAATTGTTGATGAAAACTATCAGGGAGATTTCTCTTCAACTTATACTATTACGCAAAGAGCTGTAACCATTGAAGAAGTAAGTTCAACACCTTCATATACAGGTGAAGCTATAGCTTTTCAATATGTAGTTAAAGATGGAGATGATAATGATATTTCTGATCAAGTAAATACGGTAACAACTTATGATATGTCTGAGACAGTACCATCAGATGCTGGAACATATGCTGTTGTAGTCACTGTTGTGGATGATAATAACTTCTCAGAAAATACTTTGAGCACTAATTTCACTATCACCCCTGCAACAGTCACTTTTGCAGTAGGTGAAACCACATTTACCTACAATGGAGAAGAACAAATACCTACGGTGACCCCAAGTATTGAAGTAGCTTTAAATCAAACAGTAACTGGAGATGCATCAGAAAGTATAAATGCTGGTAGTTATACGTTAACAACAACTATTAATGATGACAATTATACAGGATCAGATGTAAGTAACTTTGTGATTAATAAAGCTACAGCTAAAATTGAAATTTCAGATTTAACTTTTATCCATGATGGTAATGCAAAAGCAGTTACTGTTATAATCAAGGATAATGAAGGTCAGGATTTAGATGTAAATTACGATATCACTTACAAACAAAATGATGAAGAAATTTTGCCTATTGAGGTAGGAGAGTATGATGTAACCGTTATGATAACTGATGATAATTATGAAGGTACAGAAACGGCCACATTAGAAATCACGGAGAAGATGATTGCTTATATTACAGCAACAACATCAACTACATATAATGGTGAGGCCCAACCAATCGTTTATGAAATTAAAGATGCTGAAGGAACACTAATTTCTGTAGATCAAGTGGATATTACTTACGATAGTGAAACAGACGTTCCAACCAACGCTGATACATATGATGTAAATATCAGTATTACGGATGATATGTATGCCGGTAATGCCGATTTCTCTTATACGATTCATAAAGCAGAAGTTCAGTTTACAGTAGGTGCAGAAACTTTTACTTACACAGGCGAACTTCAAACTCCTGAGGTCACAACCAACGTTAATGGTATAGCAGCGATCACTGAACTTACTGCAGGTAATGGTATTGATGCCGGTTCACATACACTCTCTTTATCGGTAGATGATCAAAATTATGAAGGTTCGGATGAAGTGACTTATTCAATTGGTAAAGCAGCTGTGGACATTTCGGTGTCGGGATTAAATCATACATATGATATGACAGAAAAAGAAGCTACCGTTACAACTGATATGGATAATTTAGAAATGACGGTGACGTACAATGACTCTGAAGAGTTACCAATGAATGCAGGATCTTATGAGGTTGTCGCAACAATTGTAGACGATAATTATGAAGGGTCAACGACGGTATCTTTAGTGATCTCTAAAGCAATAGCGACGATCACCCTATCAGATTTAGTACATGATTTCGATGGTACTTCTAAATCAGCAACTGCAACATCAGATGTTGAAGGATTGGAAGTAACAGTAACCTATGATGGAGAAACTGAGGCTCCAATGGAAGCTGGAGAGTACGAAGTAGTAGCAAATATTGAAGATGCTAATTATGAGGGTACAGCAACAGAAACTCTCGTAATTAATGCAGTAACGGAAGAAGAACCACCATTGTCTGCAGCAGATGATCTATTTGGTGTAAGTGTTTATCCAAACCCAAATACCGGTCAGTTTACTATTGATGTAGGTACATCAAACCCTACAAGTATTTCGATTTACACAGTAAGTGGTGTTGAGGTGTATAGTACAGAATTGGTGAATAGCAAAGTCATCACTCTTCCTTCAAATGCTAAAGGAGTATTAATTGTAAAAATGATTAGCGGAGATAAATCTTCAATTGAGAAGATATATGTAAAATAA